In Ptychodera flava strain L36383 chromosome 17, AS_Pfla_20210202, whole genome shotgun sequence, one genomic interval encodes:
- the LOC139115614 gene encoding MAP/microtubule affinity-regulating kinase 3-like, giving the protein MSTRPALQTVHEDRDHHGRHRHHHHRDDSNTSSRSSRNRDRNTGDEQPHIGKYRLLKTIGKGNFAKVKLAKHLPTGKEVAIKIIDKTQLNPSSLQKVHREVRIMKLLDHPNIVKLFEVIETEKTLYLVMEYASGGEVFDYLVAHGRMKEKEARAKFRQIVSAVQYCHQKHVVHRDLKAENLLLDGDMNIKIADFGFSNEFTPGSKLDTFCGSPPYAAPELFQGKKYDGPEVDVWSLGVILYTLVSGSLPFDGQNLKELRERVLRGRYRIPFYMSTDCENLLKRFLVLNPLKRASLESIMKDKWMNVGYEDDDLKPYKEPDSDFNDIKRIDIMLGMGYTRKQIEDSLSQYKYDEVMATYLLLGRQKSALEGGDSQSGSSLSLKHRPSSDMSASVTSQSTSHGSHAPSSTSSSYSKRSAVDDGLKENIGTSGGRHRSGGHGAVGGHRETMGSAGNPNKSEIPSRKKSSTPKASKKNSVLPPGMTRRNTYVYGERALTPDKTNGQSDSIDVPPSVHTSSSIRPRHQKSASTSGHPSTRMALPPIDDSYDTRPSTAPGNRHHFLPSPTVTSSHARFPRGSANRSTFHSGQTRERHHARFNGPPASPTMAPDASSAERAKNSHLSLFSKLSSKFSKRSPMVGGADDVVKPRSLRFTWSMKTTSSMDPNDMMHEIRRVLDANSVDYEQREKYLLFCVHGDGHGENLVQWEMEVCKLPRLSLNGVRFKRISGTSIGFKNIASKIANELKL; this is encoded by the coding sequence ATGTCCACTCGCCCGGCGCTGCAAACAGTTCATGAGGATCGCGACCATCATGGTCGCCAccgtcatcatcaccatcgtGACGACTCGAACACGTCAAGTCGATCAAGTAGAAACCGTGATCGGAATACTGGCGACGAGCAACCTCATATTGGCAAATACCGGCTCCTGAAAACAATCGGTAAAGGAAATTTCGCTAAAGTGAAACTAGCCAAACATCTACCGACCGGGAAGGAGGTTGCCATCAAAATCATTGACAAGACACAACTGAATCCAAGCAGTCTTCAGAAGGTTCATCGTGAAGTTAGAATCATGAAATTACTTGATCACCCTAATATAGTTAAATTATTTGAAGTTATTGAAACAGAGAAAACTCTATACCTTGTCATGGAATATGCCAGCGGTGGGGAAGTTTTTGATTATTTGGTCGCACACGGTAGAATGAAGGAGAAAGAAGCGAGGGCAAAATTTCGACAGATAGTTTCAGCAGTGCAGTATTGTCATCAAAAACATGTAGTGCATAGGGACTTGAAGGCAGAAAATTTACTGCTGGATGGCGACATGAATATAAAAATCGCGGACTTTGGCTTTAGCAATGAATTTACTCCTGGCAGTAAGTTGGACACATTTTGTGGCAGCCCTCCATATGCAGCACCGGAATTATTTCAAGGTAAAAAATACGACGGTCCTGAAGTCGATGTCTGGAGTTTAGGCGTTATCCTGTACACACTTGTCAGTGGCTCACTCCCCTTTGATGGACAAAATTTGAAGGAATTGCGGGAAAGAGTTCTGCGTGGAAGGTATCGTATCCCTTTCTACATGTCGACGGATTGCGAGAATCTTCTCAAGCGGTTTCTCGTTTTGAATCCGCTCAAGAGAGCAAGCTTGGAGTCCATAATGAAAGACAAGTGGATGAATGTCGGTTATGAAGATGATGACCTGAAACCCTACAAAGAGCCAGATTCGGACTTTAACGATATAAAACGAATAGACATCATGTTAGGAATGGGATATACCAGGAAACAAATCGAAGACTCCTTATCGCAGTACAAGTATGATGAAGTTATGGCAACATACTTACTCCTAGGTCGTCAGAAATCAGCGTTGGAGGGAGGTGACTCACAATCAGGCAGCAGTCTGTCGCTGAAACACCGGCCATCGAGTGATATGTCAGCATCAGTCACCAGTCAGTCTACCTCACATGGTTCCCACGCACCAAGTTCCACATCTAGTTCCTACAGTAAACGTTCGGCGGTGGACGACGGTCTCAAAGAAAATATAGGGACATCTGGCGGGCGTCATAGATCTGGCGGGCATGGTGCTGTAGGCGGTCACAGAGAAACCATGGGGAGTGCTGGTAATCCAAACAAATCCGAAATTCCATCGAGGAAGAAATCTTCAACACCTAAAGCCTCCAAGAAGAATAGTGTTCTGCCACCTGGAATGACAAGGAGGAATACCTATGTCTACGGAGAGAGAGCTCTAACACCAGACAAAACCAACGGACAAAGCGACAGCATTGATGTTCCACCTTCGGTACATACGTCAAGCTCTATCAGACCAAGACATCAGAAGTCTGCTTCGACATCAGGGCATCCATCAACTCGCATGGCACTACCACCAATCGATGACAGTTACGACACCAGACCAAGTACCGCACCGGGCAACAGGCATCACTTCCTTCCCTCACCGACTGTGACCAGCAGCCATGCAAGATTTCCCAGGGGCTCCGCCAATCGCAGTACGTTTCACAGCGGCCAGACAAGGGAAAGACACCATGCAAGATTCAACGGCCCACCAGCTTCACCTACCATGGCACCGGATGCATCATCAGCAGAGAGAGCCAAAAATTCTCATCTGTCCCTCTTCAGCAAGCTCTCATCGAAGTTCAGCAAGAGGTCACCAATGGTCGGCGGTGCTGATGACGTGGTGAAGCCACGGTCCCTGCGCTTCACCTGGAGTATGAAGACGACAAGTTCTATGGACCCCAATGACATGATGCATGAAATTAGAAGAGTGTTAGACGCCAACAGTGTTGATTATGAGCAACGTGAAAAATACTTGCTATTCTGTGTCCATGGCGATGGCCATGGAGAGAATCTGGTACAGTGGGAAATGGAAGTCTGTAAATTGCCGAGGTTATCTTTAAACGGGGTTCGCTTCAAGCGAATATCAGGAACATCAATTGGCTTCAAAAACATTGCTTCTAAAATTGCAAACGAACTCAAATTATGA
- the LOC139115618 gene encoding F-box only protein 5-B-like isoform X2, translating to MSGSVTSDSQIPFGHQCCGIDYDSIDSEDVSTKKRSRVPNNSPPSVMKPPSTRTPHSKARRICDDFDVQPVVDQFARVKVGPDISTLPGIESSVFLTPDDTPDADKVPDRDIPRPISPLGVAPLKEPYQPTPSQEQTTPWTIVKQARRSTDIPKFALPDEDLDKAVSKETKNDTAHRKDTSATTAEDLRGNKKQDIKFEGAKCKEDSNPIFINENHKKQEDYQTRKNEKDVMSGQTNDTKKYSSLNQTGDDKCTVFDEEVLDRRKHLGASPEVHSRSTKFRQTTKKLSLDEYLTGLNQNMDRTIGLKMGLRYVDIIGELMEYNLQYLIFQHLNAEDLYRVCSVSSTWQNACRSDPASWRRHKKQVELDNHFQSKVVKSLLNHEFLNKCPRCSSPARVVQAEERAHCTWQHCDYIFCTKCHCAAHNAKKCPVLKEKPPKKLQVKVGSSKSKKNLRRL from the exons ATGTCCGGTTCGGTTACCAGTGATAGCCAAATACCGTTTGGTCATCAATGTTGCGGAATCGATTATGACTCTATCGATTCCGAGGACGTGTCAACAAAGAAGAGATCCCGCGTTCCGAACAACTCCCCGCCGAGTGTGATGAAACCACCATCGACGAGGACCCCCCACTCGAAAGCCCGTCGAATTTGTGACGACTTTGATGTGCAGCCGGTTGTAGACCAGTTCGCAAGAGTTAAAGTTGGTCCTGACATTAGTACCCTTCCGGGAATCGAAAGCTCTGTCTTTTTAACACCGGATGACACCCCAGACGCGGATAAAGTTCCAGACAGAGACATACCTCGCCCCATTTCACCCCTTGGAGTGGCGCCCCTCAAAGAACCCTACCAACCAACACCTAGCCAGGAACAAACAACACCATGGACGATTGTAAAGCAAGCTAGGAGGAGCACCGACATCCCAAAATTTGCTTTGCCTGATGAGGACTTGGATAAAGCTGTCTCCAAGGAAACAAAGAATGATACAGCGCATAGGAAAGACACCTCTGCAACTACAGCAGAAGATCTCAGAGGAAATAAAAAACAAGACATCAAATTTGAAGGTGCAAAATGCAAAGAGGACTCAaatccaatttttattaatgagaatcataaaaaacaagaagattaccagacaagaaaaaatgaGAAAGATGTTATGTCAGGACAGACAAACGACACAAAGAAATATTCCAGTCTCAATCAAACGGGAGATGATAAATGTACTGTTTTTGATGAGGAAGTTCTGGATAGAAGGAAACACTTGGGCGCCTCACCGGAGGTGCATTCAAGAAGCACGAAATTCCGTCAAACTACGAAAAAGCTTTCTTTGGATGAATACCTCACAGGATTAAACCAAAATATGGACAGAACGATTGGTCTGAAGATGGGACTACGTTATGTGGATATCATTGGTGAACTGATGGAGTATAACCTTCAATATCTAATATTTCAACATCTTAATGCTGAAGACCTTTATAG AGTGTGCAGTGTCAGCAGTACATGGCAAAATGCCTGTAGATCAGATCCAGCTAGTTGGAGGCGACACAAGAAACAAGTTGAACTTGACAACCATTTCCAATCAAAA gttGTAAAATCACTACTTAATCATGAATTCCTCAACAAGTGTCCACGTTGCAGTTCTCCAGCCAGGGTTGTACAGGCCGAGGAGAGAGCTCACTGCACTTGGCAACACTGTGACTACATTTTCTGCACTAAATGTCACTGTGCAGCACACAACGCCAAGAAATGTCCGGTTCTGAAGGAGAAACCGCCAAAGAAGTTGCAGGTCAAAGTTGGAAGTTCAAAGAGCAAGAAGAACCTGCGCAGGCTTTGA
- the LOC139115618 gene encoding F-box only protein 5-B-like isoform X1 — protein sequence MSGSVTSDSQIPFGHQCCGIDYDSIDSEDVSTKKRSRVPNNSPPSVMKPPSTRTPHSKARRICDDFDVQPVVDQFARVKVGPDISTLPGIESSVFLTPDDTPDADKVPDRDIPRPISPLGVAPLKEPYQPTPSQEQTTPWTIVKQARRSTDIPKFALPDEDLDKAVSKETKNDTAHRKDTSATTAEDLRGNKKQDIKFEGAKCKEDSNPIFINENHKKQEDYQTRKNEKDVMSGQTNDTKKYSSLNQTGDDKCTVFDEEVLDRRKHLGASPEVHSRSTKFRQTTKKLSLDEYLTGLNQNMDRTIGLKMGLRYVDIIGELMEYNLQYLIFQHLNAEDLYRVCSVSSTWQNACRSDPASWRRHKKQVELDNHFQSKENPHKKSTSTRLMTPSDRGPLGTVQTMATPSTSHYTPTLTNFEKNSKVVKSLLNHEFLNKCPRCSSPARVVQAEERAHCTWQHCDYIFCTKCHCAAHNAKKCPVLKEKPPKKLQVKVGSSKSKKNLRRL from the exons ATGTCCGGTTCGGTTACCAGTGATAGCCAAATACCGTTTGGTCATCAATGTTGCGGAATCGATTATGACTCTATCGATTCCGAGGACGTGTCAACAAAGAAGAGATCCCGCGTTCCGAACAACTCCCCGCCGAGTGTGATGAAACCACCATCGACGAGGACCCCCCACTCGAAAGCCCGTCGAATTTGTGACGACTTTGATGTGCAGCCGGTTGTAGACCAGTTCGCAAGAGTTAAAGTTGGTCCTGACATTAGTACCCTTCCGGGAATCGAAAGCTCTGTCTTTTTAACACCGGATGACACCCCAGACGCGGATAAAGTTCCAGACAGAGACATACCTCGCCCCATTTCACCCCTTGGAGTGGCGCCCCTCAAAGAACCCTACCAACCAACACCTAGCCAGGAACAAACAACACCATGGACGATTGTAAAGCAAGCTAGGAGGAGCACCGACATCCCAAAATTTGCTTTGCCTGATGAGGACTTGGATAAAGCTGTCTCCAAGGAAACAAAGAATGATACAGCGCATAGGAAAGACACCTCTGCAACTACAGCAGAAGATCTCAGAGGAAATAAAAAACAAGACATCAAATTTGAAGGTGCAAAATGCAAAGAGGACTCAaatccaatttttattaatgagaatcataaaaaacaagaagattaccagacaagaaaaaatgaGAAAGATGTTATGTCAGGACAGACAAACGACACAAAGAAATATTCCAGTCTCAATCAAACGGGAGATGATAAATGTACTGTTTTTGATGAGGAAGTTCTGGATAGAAGGAAACACTTGGGCGCCTCACCGGAGGTGCATTCAAGAAGCACGAAATTCCGTCAAACTACGAAAAAGCTTTCTTTGGATGAATACCTCACAGGATTAAACCAAAATATGGACAGAACGATTGGTCTGAAGATGGGACTACGTTATGTGGATATCATTGGTGAACTGATGGAGTATAACCTTCAATATCTAATATTTCAACATCTTAATGCTGAAGACCTTTATAG AGTGTGCAGTGTCAGCAGTACATGGCAAAATGCCTGTAGATCAGATCCAGCTAGTTGGAGGCGACACAAGAAACAAGTTGAACTTGACAACCATTTCCAATCAAAA GAGAATCCTCACAAAAAGTCCACATCCACCAGGTTGATGACACCAAGTGATAGAGGGCCTCTTGGAACAGTACAAACTATGGCAACTCCGTCCACATCACATTACACACCAACGCtgacaaactttgaaaaaaactccAAG gttGTAAAATCACTACTTAATCATGAATTCCTCAACAAGTGTCCACGTTGCAGTTCTCCAGCCAGGGTTGTACAGGCCGAGGAGAGAGCTCACTGCACTTGGCAACACTGTGACTACATTTTCTGCACTAAATGTCACTGTGCAGCACACAACGCCAAGAAATGTCCGGTTCTGAAGGAGAAACCGCCAAAGAAGTTGCAGGTCAAAGTTGGAAGTTCAAAGAGCAAGAAGAACCTGCGCAGGCTTTGA